The proteins below are encoded in one region of Methanosarcina barkeri 3:
- a CDS encoding DUF488 family protein, with protein MSSHVEKIDKLMKFYHFFPHRYGPFSNVCYTDISTLQKEGYIIEKEKKIELTEKGKIALKRIDQKATLKINRVVRKLNSEEEIKEYVYQKFPEYTIRSKLLPSQKNVKYDPGLFTIGYEGRDIDLFLNILIQNAIDVLVDVRKNPFSMKFDFTKNSLKKYLENSEIRYLHIPELGIEGEKRKDLLTLKDYEKLFEYYEKTTIKDNSELLDNITELSRSHRAALMCFEADVNMCHRGVIARNIVQKENVEVLNI; from the coding sequence TTGTCATCCCATGTAGAAAAAATAGACAAATTAATGAAATTCTATCATTTTTTTCCTCACCGTTATGGACCTTTTTCCAACGTTTGCTATACTGATATCTCTACGCTACAAAAAGAGGGCTATATCATAGAAAAGGAAAAGAAAATTGAATTAACCGAAAAAGGAAAAATAGCTTTGAAAAGAATTGACCAGAAAGCAACATTGAAAATAAATCGAGTTGTAAGAAAACTCAACTCAGAAGAAGAAATTAAGGAATACGTATACCAAAAGTTTCCTGAGTATACCATAAGAAGCAAACTTCTTCCTTCTCAAAAAAATGTAAAATATGATCCTGGCCTTTTCACTATCGGTTACGAAGGAAGGGATATTGACCTTTTCCTTAATATCTTAATTCAGAATGCCATAGATGTTCTTGTTGATGTCAGGAAAAACCCTTTCAGCATGAAATTCGATTTCACAAAAAATAGCCTTAAAAAGTATCTCGAAAACTCGGAGATTCGATACCTCCACATTCCTGAACTTGGTATAGAAGGGGAAAAAAGAAAAGACCTTCTCACACTCAAAGATTACGAAAAACTCTTTGAGTACTACGAAAAAACTACAATAAAAGATAATTCCGAGCTTTTAGATAATATTACCGAATTAAGTAGAAGCCACCGTGCTGCTCTAATGTGTTTCGAAGCCGATGTAAACATGTGCCATCGTGGAGTTATTGCAAGAAATATAGTTCAGAAAGAAAATGTGGAAGTTTTAAATATCTAA
- a CDS encoding YwbE family protein, protein MNNGTVRANVKEGMSVGIVLKTDQKTGKITRGVVKRILTNSSTHPHGIKVQLTDGQVGRVKEIY, encoded by the coding sequence ATGAACAACGGTACTGTCAGAGCAAATGTTAAAGAAGGGATGAGTGTCGGAATAGTCTTAAAAACAGACCAAAAAACCGGAAAAATTACTCGGGGCGTTGTAAAAAGAATTTTAACCAACTCTTCAACTCATCCGCATGGAATAAAAGTACAGTTAACGGATGGCCAGGTTGGAAGAGTCAAGGAAATCTATTGA
- the ppsA gene encoding phosphoenolpyruvate synthase — MSENKSKYIRWFDETSIEDVPLVGGKNASLGEMYRELTPKGVKIPNGFSVTAEAYWHVLKAGGILEKLKQTMEGLDTSDVSELAKRGKTARDLILGAGIPDDLWQEIKSGYDHLCEQYGENTDVAVRSSATAEDLPTASFAGQQESFLNIRGYPALRDACVRCIASLFTDRAISYRVINHFDHFKVALSIGIMKMVRSDMASSGVIFTLDTETGFRDVVFITGSYGLGENIVQGQVNPDEFYVFKPTFREGYKPIIEKNVGDKEIKMIYGQGGSKTLTRNVKVSEADRRRFCINDEEVLKLAWYAITIEDYYSNKNKKPMPMDIEWAKDGITGELFVVQARPETVQSQKKRDVLETYVLEKKSDILVKGRSIGDKIAAGKAHVIPNVSDLPSFKQGEILIADSTTPDWVPVMEIAAAIVTNQGGRTSHAAIVSRELGIPAVVGTGNATEVLDISKEITVSCAEGEEGIVYEGILPFHKDTLSLKDTKRPKTAIMMNLGNPDEAFNLSMIPNDGIGLARQEFIISNYIKIHPMALVHPEKVKDPKISQEIEKLTQTSDNKEEYFVDKLAQGVGTIAASFYPKDVVVRTSDFKSNEYASLLGGSYFEIKEENPMLGFRGASRYFNERYREGFALECRALKKVREVMGLKNLIIMIPFCRTVEEAQKVIAEMEKNGLKRGEDGLQVYVMCEIPNNVLQIDEFSKYFDGFSIGSNDLTQLTLGIDRDSEILTGEFDERDPGVMEIMAMAVKGAKRNGRHSGICGQAPSDYPEIAEFLVKQGIESISLNPDSVMKVTLKVLDTEKELEGKKEGEKITGIH, encoded by the coding sequence ATGTCTGAAAACAAAAGTAAGTACATACGCTGGTTTGATGAGACATCGATTGAAGATGTTCCGCTTGTGGGCGGGAAAAATGCATCTCTTGGGGAAATGTATAGGGAACTCACTCCAAAGGGAGTAAAGATCCCAAATGGGTTTTCAGTTACTGCTGAGGCTTACTGGCATGTCCTCAAAGCCGGAGGGATTCTGGAAAAACTCAAGCAAACTATGGAAGGGCTTGATACCTCGGATGTATCAGAACTTGCAAAAAGGGGAAAAACTGCAAGAGACCTGATCCTTGGGGCAGGAATTCCGGATGACCTCTGGCAGGAAATTAAATCCGGGTATGACCATCTATGTGAGCAGTACGGAGAAAACACGGACGTAGCCGTAAGGAGTTCGGCAACGGCTGAAGACCTTCCAACTGCTTCTTTTGCCGGCCAGCAGGAGTCTTTCCTTAATATCAGGGGTTATCCTGCACTTCGAGATGCCTGCGTACGCTGTATTGCCTCACTTTTTACTGACAGGGCTATTTCCTATAGGGTAATAAATCATTTTGATCATTTTAAAGTGGCACTGTCTATAGGGATAATGAAAATGGTCAGGTCTGATATGGCTTCCAGTGGAGTTATATTTACTCTGGATACGGAAACCGGTTTCAGGGACGTAGTTTTCATTACAGGTTCTTACGGGCTTGGGGAAAATATTGTGCAGGGACAGGTCAACCCGGATGAGTTCTACGTTTTCAAGCCAACTTTTCGGGAAGGGTATAAGCCGATTATCGAGAAGAATGTAGGGGATAAAGAAATTAAGATGATCTATGGGCAAGGCGGCTCCAAAACGCTTACCCGAAATGTTAAGGTTTCTGAGGCTGATAGACGTCGTTTCTGCATCAATGACGAAGAAGTGCTTAAACTTGCCTGGTACGCTATTACCATTGAAGATTATTACTCAAACAAAAATAAGAAACCCATGCCCATGGATATAGAATGGGCAAAAGACGGTATAACGGGAGAACTCTTTGTAGTACAGGCAAGACCGGAAACTGTTCAATCTCAGAAAAAGAGAGATGTTCTGGAAACCTATGTGCTCGAAAAGAAATCTGATATCCTTGTAAAAGGCAGGAGCATAGGAGATAAAATTGCTGCTGGAAAAGCGCACGTAATTCCTAATGTTTCAGATCTGCCTTCTTTTAAACAGGGAGAAATTCTGATTGCTGATTCAACAACTCCGGACTGGGTACCTGTGATGGAAATAGCGGCTGCAATTGTTACGAACCAGGGAGGAAGAACATCCCATGCTGCAATTGTTAGCCGGGAACTTGGAATTCCTGCAGTTGTGGGAACCGGCAACGCAACCGAAGTTCTTGACATAAGCAAAGAAATTACTGTAAGTTGTGCGGAAGGTGAAGAAGGAATTGTGTACGAGGGAATTCTTCCTTTCCACAAAGATACTTTGAGCCTTAAGGACACAAAACGCCCTAAAACCGCAATTATGATGAACCTTGGAAATCCTGATGAGGCTTTTAACCTTTCCATGATCCCAAACGACGGAATCGGGCTTGCAAGGCAGGAGTTTATTATCTCAAACTATATCAAAATTCATCCAATGGCTCTGGTGCATCCTGAAAAGGTCAAAGACCCTAAAATCTCTCAGGAAATTGAGAAACTTACCCAAACCTCTGATAATAAAGAAGAATATTTCGTAGATAAGCTTGCTCAGGGAGTCGGAACCATTGCTGCTTCTTTTTACCCTAAAGATGTTGTAGTCCGCACAAGTGACTTCAAAAGCAATGAGTATGCAAGCCTGCTTGGGGGAAGCTACTTTGAAATAAAAGAAGAGAATCCGATGCTTGGTTTCAGGGGAGCTTCTCGCTACTTTAATGAGCGCTACAGGGAAGGTTTTGCCCTTGAATGCAGGGCTCTGAAAAAAGTCAGGGAAGTAATGGGACTTAAAAATTTAATTATTATGATTCCTTTCTGCAGAACCGTTGAAGAAGCTCAAAAAGTAATTGCCGAAATGGAGAAAAACGGGCTAAAAAGAGGAGAAGACGGGTTGCAGGTCTATGTTATGTGTGAAATCCCAAATAATGTTCTTCAAATTGACGAATTCAGTAAATACTTTGATGGTTTCTCTATAGGCTCAAATGACCTGACCCAGCTGACTCTCGGAATTGATAGGGACTCGGAAATTCTTACTGGAGAATTTGACGAAAGGGACCCAGGGGTTATGGAAATAATGGCAATGGCCGTTAAAGGAGCAAAACGGAATGGAAGGCATAGCGGAATCTGCGGACAGGCACCCAGCGACTATCCTGAAATTGCAGAGTTTCTGGTAAAACAGGGTATAGAGTCCATTTCGCTGAATCCGGACTCGGTTATGAAAGTCACCCTTAAAGTTCTGGATACGGAAAAGGAACTGGAAGGTAAAAAAGAAGGAGAAAAAATAACCGGTATCCATTAA